TAAATTAGTAGTTTATTTTTATGACAAATCCATCTCCTCAAGATCCGCAAAACCCGATTCCAGAACGCAGAAGGAGACCTGCCTCTGGTGTAACTTTTGATGAAATGATCGGCATAATTGTTGCCTTTACAACTATTGGGGCAATATTATTTTGGACGCTAGGCGGAAAAAAAAGCGGTCTTGCCAATTTTGGTGGTTTAGGCGGAGGCAATAGCTTACTTTCTGACTCTATTACTACCTCAACTGGTTTTGGTTTAAATAATGGAGTCATCGGTTCAAAATCCGATACTAACGCTAGCATGACAAAATCTGATGAGCGAGAAATACTTAATAAATTGAGTCAGTCAGAATCACCTGTTGCTTTTGTTCCTCCATCCCAAGAACTTAATTTACCTGCTAAAGTCCAAAAGCAATCTTATCAGCTTGATTCTGGAGCCAAGCTAGTTCCTTTAGCTGGAATTGCTGCTCTTCCTGCCATTACAGCTAAACCCGAGCAAAATAAAAACAATATTACTACTCAAGCTCCCGCTAAGAAAAAGCCACAGCCACCTGCTTTCGTTGAAACTCCTGCCAAGAAAAAGCCAGCAATTGTTCCCATTGGAATGCCTAAAGATATTACTGATAAAGATTGGATTTATCCGTTTGTAAAGCAGATGAATGATAATGGGTTAGCAAGTGCCTTGATAGGCGATAAAAAGTTTGAACCAAATAAGCTGATTACTAGAGCTAGTATGGCTACTTTAATTAGCCGAGCTTTTGATATGCAGCCTGAAACTCAAGGAATTATAAAATTTAATGATGTAAGTAATGGAAATGAGATCGCCCAGGATGTGGATAAAGCAGTTCGCCTTGGCTTTATGAAAGGCTATTCTAAAAATACGTTTCGTCCTTTAGAAAACATCCCTCGCTATCAGGTACTAGTTGCTCTGGCGACTGGATTGGGTTTAAAACCATCTCAAAATGCCGACCAAGCTCTCCAAAAGCTCAAGGGTAGTGAAAACCTACCCGATTGGGCAAAAGAACAGGTAGCAGCTGCTTATGAAGCAAACTTAATTGTTAATCGTCCTGGTTTTGGTGAAGATTCTCTGATGCCCAATAAATCAGCAACTCGCGGTGAGGTTGCAGCTATGATTCACCAAGCTTTAGTCCAAAAAGGGAAACTCAAACCTTTGGAGTCTAAATATATTCTTAAACCGTAAAATTTATTTTAAGCGCGATCGCGCGTTAACCTCAGAACTCTATTGTTAAGCTATAGCTATATCTGAGCCATGAAAATAGCTTTTGCCAACTGATAACCATAGCCCCTAGATTAATCTATGGGGTTTTTTATTGTTTCATCCTTAAATACTTATGTCTGCTCCGCCAATTCAATGGTATCCAGGTCATATTGCCAAAGCCGAAAAGCAACTCAAAGAACAGCTAAAGAAAGTTGATGTAGTCTTAGAAATATTAGATGCTAGAATTCCTTTTGCTTCTCATCATCCTCAAATCGATAGCTGGATTGGCAGTAAACCACGTATAGTAGTCTTAAATCGTATGGACATGATTTCTGAATCAGCTAAACAGGATTGGACAAGATGGTTTCAAGCACAGGAAAAACAACCATTTTTTACTAATGCCAAACAGGGAAAGGGAATCAAAGCCATTAAAAGTGCTGCTCAAAAAGCAGGTGTGGCAACAAATCAACGACGACGAGATCGCGGTATGCGCCCTCGTCCTGTAAGGGCTGTGGTCATTGGCTTTCCCAACGTGGGCAAATCAGCTTTAATCAACCGCTTAGTCGGTCAAAAAATTGTTGTTAGTGAGCGTCGCGCTGGTGTAACCCGTCAGTTACGTTGGGTAAAAATTTCTGATGAAATTGAATTATTAGATGCTCCTGGGGTAATTCCCTGGAGATTAGAAAATCAGCAGGATGCAATAAAATTAGCTATTTGCGAAGATATTGGTGAGGCGTCTTATGACAATCAAGTTGTAGCAGCAGCAGCAGTAGATTTACTCTTAAGCTTAGGCTGGGAAAAAGCATTACAATCTCGCTTCAATTTTGAGCCTACGGGAATGACAGGAGAAGCTTTTATTCAAGAAGTTAGCGCTCGCTCTTTCAAGGGAGACAAAGAACGAGTTGCCCGCCAAATACTACATGATTTTCGTACAGGAAATATGGGACAGATTTCCTTGGAGTTACCGAGTAGTGTAGGGGCGGTTCGCGAACAGCCCGTACGGGAAGGGAGTAGTGAAGTGTAAGCGGTTGTTTTTGTTAGTGTTGCTGATATTTTGGCTAGGGTTTGCAACCAGAGCTAATGCTGCGATGTGTGGCGATCGCAATGGGCAACAGGTGTGTATTCTTAAGCTCAAGCGGAGTGCTAAAAACTATTGGGAATATCGAGCTAAGGTAAGTATCAACGGACAAAAGCAAACAGACAAAGAAATTTACAATTGTCGCGATCGCACTTTGACCCGCAAAGGCAAATATCCCATCCCTTTCCAAGCTAATAGTCCAGGGGAACTTGTCTGTAATCTGTTTCAGAAATATTAAAATAGTAATTAAATTATTTAAGAAAAATGGAAGCGATCGTCAAAGGCATGACTTTTCCCTTTACTATCCCCCAAGGATTCCGCATAACTTCAGAACAGTTTGAGCAATTAGCCGAAGTCGAACAATTAGCACGTTTAGAGTTGACTGCAAATGGAGAACTGATTGTCATGAGTCCTACAGGTGGAACAGCAGGAGGAAAAAACTTTAATCTTTATATTGATATAGGAATATGGAATCGTCAAACTAGATTGGGCAAAGCTTTTGATTCATCCACGATATTTGCGTTACCCAATGGAGCGAGAAGAAGCCCTGACGTTAGCTGGATTGTACTGGAGCGTTGGAATCAGCTGACTCAAGCACAACAAGATGGATTTCCTCCTATTGCTCCCGATTTTGTAATTGAACTTGTGAGTCCGAGCGATCTCAAAAATCAGCGATATAGAGACTTACAGGCAAAAATGAACGAGTATCTAGACAATGAAGTCAATCTTGGCTGGTTAATTGAACCATCAGCGAAGACAGTAGAAATATACCGCTTAGGACAACCTGTAGAAATATTAAACAATCCCCAATCTCTATCTGGAGAAGATGTATTACCAGGATTTACTTTAGAACTAACTGAAATTTTTACTGCTTAACTTACTGAATTAGTAATCAAATCAAACAATTTAGCTAAAGAGCGATCGCTATTCCAATTGTCCATTTTCTTGATATAGTTTTCTCGATTACTATAAACAGTGTGAATTGTGTTCAACAAGCTATCTTCAGTTAAGTTTTCTTCTAAAATCACTTCGGCATATCCCTGTCTTTCAAATACTTTAGCATTGTCAATCTGATCGCCACGACTAGACTTTTTCGGTAGAGGAATTAAAATCATCGGTTTTTTAAGAGCTAGAAATTCAAAGAGAAAATTAGAGCCAGCGCGAGAAATCACCAGATCTGCTAAACACATCAAATCTGCAAGCTCATTAGCTACATATTCAAATTGCTTATAGCCTTGGTGTTCTAAACTTCGATCTATATTGCCCTTGCCACAAATATGAATAATTTGAAACTCTTGGAGCAATTTATTGAGCAGTGAACGTACTGTTTGATTAATATATACAGAGCCAAGACTACCACCAGTAACTAGAATTACTGGTTTAGTAGAATCAAATTGGCAGAAAGTCCTTCCTCTTTCGCGATCGCCTTGTTTTAACTCTGGACGTACTACAGCACCGATAAATTCTCCTTTATCTTTGGGTAAATGCTGCAAAGTCTCAGGAAATGTAGTGCAAATTTTCTGAGCAAAATTCATATTGATGCGGTTTGCTAATCCCGGTGTCAAGTCAGACTCATGGGTAATTACAGGTATATTGTTTAATCGACTACTTAGCACTACAGGAACAGAAACAAAACCACCCTTAGAAAAAACAATCTTCGGTTGCTCCTGACGAATAATTTTGTAAGCCTCAATGATGCCTTTCAGCACGCGAAAAACATCGCTAAAGTTTTGCCTATCAAAGTAGCGTCGTAGTTTACCTGTGGGAATTGCGTGATAAGTAACTTCAGGAAAATCGGCAATGAGTTCCCGTTCAATTCCTGCAAAAGAGCCAATATATACAACTTCCCATCCAGACTTAATTAATAGAGGAATTAGAGCCAAATTGACCGTAATATGTCCAGCAGAACCGCCACCCGTGAGCAAAATCTTGTTCTTCACTATTGGTTATTTATCTGTTAATACCTTCATAGTGTATGCTGCCTCAAAGAGTCAATAAAACCAAAAAATAAATGTCGATTAAAACAGATAAAATCCAGGTGGGTAAGTTTCAGTGGTTTTATCGTCAAACTGAGTTAGAAAGCGAACGTATTCCCGTACTTTTTTTACATGGTTTGCCATCCCATAGCTATACTTGGCGACAAATTATGTCCCTATTAGCGGATGAAAATATTCCCAGTATTGCCGCCGACTGGCTCGGTTGCGGATTTTCTGACAAACCTAATCAAAAAGATTTTGCCTACACTCCTGAAGCTTTTTTAACAGGCTTACAAGAATTAATTACAGCTTTAAAGTTAGAGAAATTTTACTTAGTTGTGCAAGGATTTCTTAGTTCAGTTGGGTTGCAATATGCTATTCAAAATCCTCAGCAAATTGAAGGGTTAATTATTCTTAATACTCCTATTACTTCAAGTGCTAAACTTCCTTGGCTGATGAAGCAGTTGAGTTTACCCGTGGTAGGAGACATGATGACTCAAGATCCACTTTTAGTCGATCGCACCATCGAAAAAGGCAGTGGCTTTGTAGTCGCCGATCGAGATCTTGATGTGTTGCGTAAACCCTTCTTACAAAGTTCAGACGTGGGTAGATCTTTGATGGTTATTCTTAAAAAATTGCAGCTAAATCGAACTATGCCAGAAATCGAAGCTGGTTTAAGTCAATGGTCAAAACCAACCTTGATAATTTGGGGGACAGCCGATAAATGGCTGGATATTACTGATGTCCAGAAACTAGCTGCTGCTAATTCCAATATTACTTTAATCGAATTGCCAGAAGCCAAGCATTATCCTCAAGAACATTGGGCATCAGACATTGCTAAAGAAATTGTGCAGTTTTTTCGCCGTAAAGTTTTTTAAGATGCAGGTTTCCTGAGAAAATTAAGACATAGTAATATACATTTTTGAGCAAGATGAAAATTTTTCGCCCTATTCTCTCTTTAATATTGGTATTGGTAACAACCCTATTAGTTAGCTGTGGCGGTTCTAATGTCTCTGCGCCACCAACCTATACCCCTGAAAAACTACAAAAAATTGAAACCTACCGTATTCCGCTGGATATCGCCCGCCAGAGGATTTCTGAACTGGGTGAGTCTATTAGCAATGAAAACTGGTCAAACGCAAAAAGTTTTCTTCATGGTCCTTTAGGCTCGATTAGAAGAGACTTAACCTACTTATCCAAAGCTTTACTACCTGATGAGCAAGAGCCAGCTTTAGAGCAAGCTAAAGATATTTTTAGGCATCTGGAAAATATTGATGCTGCCGTTAGCGAAAATAACTATAGCGTAGCAACTGACCAGTATAAGAAAGTTGTATCTGATTTGGATACTTATGCTAGTTTGATTCCTCAAACTGAGAAACCAGCTAAGCAGGCACAAAAAGTAACTAACAAAGTAGAAAAGTCAGTTAATCAAGCACAAAAAGCAACTACAAAAGCAGCAGAAAAATCTGTCAACCAGGCAGAAAGAGCAAAGTCACAAGCTGAAGATGTATTTGAAGGAGTTAAAGCTGAAGTAAATGAAACCATCAAAGAGATTACTCCTAATTTTGGTGAAGATACTTAAGTAACTCAATAGTAATTATAAGCTAAAAGGCTTGGCTTGCCGAGCCTTTTCTTTTTAATCAATTTTTTGTCAGCAAAGATGAGCAAAATTGTCATAATTGGCTGTGGGATAGTGGGCGCAGCGATCGCCTATGAGCTTAGTCTAATCTCAGGGTTAGACATTACCGTAATTGAAAAGAATACTCCCGCTTCTGGTTCAACGGGGGCAGCTTTAGGCGTATTAATGGGTGTCATTAGCCACAAGCAAAAAGGCAGGGCTTGGCGGTTTCGTGCCACTAGCTTAAAACGCTATGAAACTTTAATTCCCGAACTTGAAGCCAAAACAAGGTTATCTATTCCTGTTAATCGTCAGGGAATTGTCAAGCTGTTGTTTGAAGGGGAAAATTTAGAAAAATGGTATAAGTTACAAGCATTTCGTGCCTCAGAAGGTTGGGAATTAGAAATTGGCGATCGCAATTATGCCACTCAAAAATGTCCCCACATAGTTAATGACCAGATTATTGGTGCGGTTTATTCCCCTCAAGATAGACAGATAAATCCTGTCAAATTAACCGAAGCTTTAGTAGCTGCTGCCACTGCTAACGGGGTCAAGTTTCATTTTGGCATTATGGTCAAAGATTTTATTACTCAAGCTGCAAATGACAATGAACTATCAAGCTGTCAACAGTTAGAAACCAACGCAGGGAAAATTGAGGTTGAACAACTAATTATTTCGGCAGGTTTGGGTTCAACCCCCTTAACTCAGTCTTTACAGCAAACAATTCCAATTCGCCCTGTATTAGGACAGGCAATCAAATTCAAGTTAGACAAGCCTTTAGGCAATGCCAATTTTCAACCCGTAGTTACAGGCAATGATATTCATATCGTACCGTTGGGCAATCAAGAATACTGGCTCGGTGCAACCGTAGAATTTCCGAATGAAAGAGGAGAGGGTGTTGCTGATGCTCAAATATTAGAACAGCTAAAGCAAGAGGCAATTAATCTTTGCCCTCAATTAAAAAATGCTACTATCCTCAAAACTTGGTCTGGTAAACGCCCTCGCCCTGACGGTATTTCCGCCCCAATTATCAATAAGCTATCAGGTTACGATAATGTCTTATTAGCTACAGCCCATTATCGTAACGGTGTCTTACTAGCCCCAGCAACTGCTTTAGAAGTAATTAGCTTAATTGATTAGACCTCTTGCACGAATCAGAAATATCGGTTGAGAATGAGGTCAATTCGAGCATTCCCTTGCGCCATTAGGCGACGCGGTGAGACAGTTGCGTTGCGGTGAAGCAGTTCGTTGGCGGGGTTCCCCCGCTTAAAGAAACTGCTGAACCCGAAGGGGGGTTTCCCCCGTTGCGAGACAAAACCGTTGCGGGGGTTCCCCCCGTTGAGGTTATTGTCGAGGGCGAGCAAACTGTTGAACCCTTTAGGGGGTCTCGAATGAGGTCAGAAGTTAGCAAGGTGTAACCATCGCAGCTAGTCAGAGGTCAGGAATTTAAAACTAGTATCGAAAAAATATATTCATGCAAAAAATCTATTATTGATAATTGATTTAAACATCATAAATATCAGTAATCATTCTTAGCAAAAAGGTATTACCATTTAGGTCTTGAAAACAAGATTTCTTGGTAACAAGTATTTTCTCATTTCCTTCGGCATCAGTAAAAGGTTCTTCGTCTACTTCGTCAGTGCCTGTTAACATGACTAATTCATCTTTTGCCCAATAAATATCGGCTTGTTCTTGTGGATAAAAATCTGGTTCGGATTTGCCTAACATTTTAGCTTTGGCATAACCGACAAATTTGCAGTAAGCATTATTAACTAATACCCAACGATGATTGGTATCCTTGACAAAAACAGGGTTACTAATACTATCAAACGCTTTTTCTAAGAAGTCTTTGGCACTTTGTGTTTGCTGTTTTTGTTGAAAGTATTACCCCTCATCCTTTTAAAGTTTCAGTTGAGTCTCTAAAATATTGCTATAGGTTTCGTAAGGTTTGCTACCAAATAAACTTTCTACTACTTCTCCATCACGAAACACTAGCACCGCAGGAATACTTCGGATACCGTATTTTTTGGCAATGTCTTTGTTTTCGTCAATATCAATTTTGATAACGGTAGCGCGATCGCTGTACTCTGAAGCTAATCGATCGATTAAAGGCGCGACTACACGACAAGGGCCACACCAGGTTGCGCTATAGTCAGCGACTACAAGCTTTTCATTACTCAGCAACTGATTAAATTCACCTTCGTTTGCAAAATTAGCTTTGGTTACAGAAGTCATTTTTTATCTCTCTAATTAATTGGATACTGTGTCTTTTGCTCAACAATTGGGTCTTAATTGTCGCTCATCAACAGATTTACTTAAACTATTAATAAAAGAGTAGCATTATCGGTTCTTAGTAATCAGTATTTTTATCGCTTAAAATTATGAACGATTTAACAGCACAGTCTCATATCAAGCTAGATCAATTTCTCAAATGGCAAGGAGTTGCTCAAACTGGAGGAGAAGCCAAAATTATTATCAAACAGGGACAGGTAGAAGTAAACGGAGAAGAAGAGATTAGACGAGGACGCAAATTAGTTACTGGCGATCGCGTTACCGTGGCAGGAATAACCCATCGAGTAGAGTTACAGTAGGGGCGAACGGTCGTTCGTTATAATCTATTGGAGAATTAATTATTATGCTCAAACAAGAAATAAAGACTCAAGGTATTGCAGCAGGAAGTTTACGTCGTGTGCATCATATTGCTTTCAATGTCCAAGATATGGAAGCATCAAAGTATTTTTACGGCAATATTTTAGGACTACACGAACTTAAGGGAGAAGAAGTTCCCTCAACCTTAGTTAAATTAGTTGCAGCAGGAAAAGTATGCAACTTTAAAACCCCCGACGGTACAATACTCGATCTATTTGCCGAGCCTGATTTATCACCTCCCGATCCCGATCCAGATAAGGGTTTTACCCGTGCTAATCATCTGGCTTTTGATATCAATCCACAGCTATTTGATGATGCAGTTACAACCCTAAAAGAGCTTCAAGTTCCTATTGCTATAGACGTGGTAACTCGTCTTACTGGCAGAGGTTTTTATATTTACGATCCTGACGGATTTATGATCGAAATTCGCTGCGATCCCTAAAAAATAAAGCAGTTAAAAAAAACGACCGCAAAAACAGTCGCTAGCCATGAGGTATGAATCAGCAGTTGATATTTAAACTATCGATGTTCAAAAACATTTTGATATTGCAATATATCTAAGGTAACAAATATGGGAATTGCTTGAAAGCACTGTTGCGCTAATTGATAGCGATTTTCTCGTTTTAACATCGTTGTCAGCTTGTCCTTGACATCTAACAGATAACGAACATCGTTGGCAGCGTAACTATATTGTTCGCTAGAAAGATTCTCTGCATCGCCCCAATCAGAACTTTGAGCTTTTTTATCTAACTCTACTCCCGCTAACTCCGTAACTAAACTTTTCAATCCATGACTAGAAGTATAGGTACGAGCTAGCTTACTGGCAATTTTGGTACAAAAAATGGGTGCAGTTTCAATGCCAAAGGTAATATTAAATTGAGCCACATCAAAACGAGCATAATGAAAAACTTTAGTAATATCCCATGAAGTCAATAATTTTTGCAAATTGGGAGCTTCGGTTTGTCCTTTAGCAATGCGAATTGCCGTGACATAACCCTGAGGATCGCATAGCTGCACTAAACACAGGCGATCGCGTCCCAAAACTAAACCCATAGTTTCCGTATCTATGGCAATCTCATCAGCAGACATATAGCGAGCTAGAGTGGCTGTATCTAGATCTTCATCATAAACTTGAACGTTTTCTAAAACCATATTTTTGATTTATTCTCGAATAAAAATTTGAGTAAAGTAGTATTTTTCTGGTTGATTTTTTGCTACTTCAATAACTGTTAAATTATAGTTTCTCACCATGCTTTGTCTAGATTAAAATACTTGTGGAATTGGACTATTTCTAAATATCGGTAAGTTTTCTAACTAATGTGACGTAAATTTACTCTGTCTCAAAAGCCGAGTAAAAGTGGATTAGATTCAGCCTGAAATGGCTTTACCTCAAAACGAACCTAATAATTGTATAGTTTGGGTGTATGCTTTTCGTTAGGTCACAGATTACTATAGTGTTTGTGCAGCAAACTAATCTATGATCATTGGTCAGCGTGAGGAGTAGCGAATTAATGGATTTTCGTCAAAGAGCATTAGAAACTCTAAAACAAACTAGCAGGACTTTTTATATTCCTATTGCTCGCTTGCCAGGAGAGTTACAGGATGCAGTAGCATCAGCTTATCTTTGTATGCGCGCGATCGATGAAGTTGAAGATACTCCTGACCTTGACAATCAGACTAAAGCTCAGCTTTTACGCAGCATCAGTCTAAGTTTACAAGAAACAACAGATGTTGACTCTTATCAGCGCATTGGGGCGAATTTAGCTGCTTATAATCATGTTTTGCCCGAAGTTAGTCTAAATATTGGAAAATGGGCTAGTCTAGCACCAGAAACAATCGCTCCGCGGATTTGTGACGCTACGGCTGCAATGGCAGATCGGATGGCTTATTGGGCAGAGCAAAACTGGACAATTACTACCGAAGCAGATTTAGACCGTTACACTTTTAGCGTCGCTGGAGCAGTAGGCTTATTATTATCAGATCTTTGGGGTTGGCACGACGGTACAGAAACAAATAGAACTCAAGCGATCGCTTTTGGACGAGGTTTACAGGCAGTTAATATTGTTCGTAATCGACAAGAAGACTCTTTAAGAGGAGTTAGCTTTATGCCTGAAGGCTGGACTAATGAAGATATTCAAGCTTATGCTCGTCGTCAACTTCAAGAGGCCAGTTTGTATATTCAAGCATTGCCTAAAAACAGTCCTGCTTTAGATTTTTGTCAGATTCCCTATATTTTAGCTAAAGGTACATTGGAAGCGATCGCTTTAGGCAAGCCTAAACTAAGTCGTCATGATGTTTTGAATTTGGTTGGTAAGCTAACTAAGATTAAATCTGCTTAATTAAATAAATAAAGTAGGGGCGAACAGCCGTTCGTTCGCTCCTACGATGCTGTAAATCCTAAATAACCTCTGGGGGTAATCATCCAGTTGGCATGATTGCGAGTGGTGGTATTGCCAATAATTACGGTAGTAAGCATATCGATGGACTGATCTAGCATTTTGTCGAGAGTGGTTAAAATAACCTGTTCGTCTTCTCGATAAGCACTATGAACGATCGCCACAGGAGTATCGGGCTGGCGATGTTGGGCGAATATTGATTGGGCGGTAACGATTTGTTGAGTGCGCTTTAGCGATCGCGGATTATATAAGGCGGTGATAAAATCTCCGCTGGCTGCTGCGGTTAATCTTGTTTGAATTACTTCCCAGGGGGTCAATAAGTCGCTGAGGCTAATGGCACAAAAATCGTGCATCAAAGGTGCGCCAACTTTAGAGGCTGCTGACTGTAGAGCTGAAATTCCTGGGTAGATTTTTACTTGAGGTGTTTTACCATTCCAGCCTCCCGCCTGTAATTCTTCTAATACTAAACCCGCCATACCATAGATACCGCAGTCTCCAGAAGAAACCACCGCCACGGTTAAACCCCATTGAGCTAGTTCTATAGCTCTTTTGGCTCGTTGTTGTTCTTGGGTAATAGGCGAAGCTTCCACTATTTGTCCTGGACGCTTTAGAGATTTAATTAGATCGAGATAGAGACTGTAGCCAATCACCACATCAGCTTCAGTGATTGCAGTCTGTGCTGCGGGGGTAATTTGTTCTAAGTTACCTGGACCAATGCCGACTAAATATAGCTTTCCTGTTCGTCCAAGATATTCAACGGTAGCTTGAGCGATCGCAATTGTTACCGCCCCTCCCAAAGCATCTGCTTTAAAGATTTGCTTAGACACTAAAAGATTTTCTCCTGCCAAAATAGCAGCAGCCTCCGCAACACTGGGAGTCCCTACCTCTTGCTGTACCACATCTGACGGGGTAGGCACATCTACCTGATTTAACTGTTGGGCATCAAAGGTTTTAAAGACTAAGTTGCGTCGCTGGCATATTTCGAGAATGCCTATCTCGTCAGCTTTGAGATTAATACTCGCAATTCCCGCGATCGCTTCTGAAGCCAAGTGATAGGTTCTACAGGTTTCATCAATAGCCTGCTCAATTAGTTCTCCTGATGTGCCTCGCTCACAACCAATGCCAAGCCACAATACTTTAGGATGCCACTGTACTTTAGGAAAGTCTCCTTGCGGAGCAAACTTTCTTTTAGTTGAACTAATCCAAATTCGCCCTTGGGGGCGAGTTTCTGCTTGAGCGTCGGCAAATCCAAAGCTAAATGGATGTTTTGCGGGTAAATGTTCCCGCCACAGAATCGAGCCAGCCTCTTGAATTACCTGAACTGTTTCTTGTTTAGCGATCGCTGCCATTACTCCTGTCCAATCTCCTTTTCCTTTACGCCAACCGTAGGTAAAGCCAAAAGTATCAATTGCTGGTAATGATAGATTATGGGATGCCCCTGTAATAATTGCGGTTGCACCGATTTGAGTAGCTACTAATTGAGCTAACAAATCTGCTTGACCCTGATGTCCGCTACAAAGACTGATTACATAGTCACCTTGAGCATCAATTACTACTACCGCAGGATCTTCTGCCTTACTTTTGAGTAATGGAGCAATTAGTCTTACCACCGCACCAGCAGCCAGGCAAAATACAAATGCCTCATGTTCTGTCCAAATAGACGCTAAATGTTCTTTAAGAGAGCCTTGGTAATGGTGAGAATTGCCTTGTTTCTCTATAGTAGAAGGTAGCCATAGTTGCAGGCTGGTGCTTTGAGATAAAGGCGTTAATATTTGTGCTGCTTGAGGATGGGTGGCGATCGCGGCAATAGAAGTAAACTGACTAAAAGAAGAATTGTCCAAGATGCTTTTTTGACTACAAACGAACAGACATCAACAATATAACAGCCTGAACTACTGAGTTTGTTAAAAGTATTAAAAGATATTGTGTCATTTAACATTCTTAATTATAGCAGTCGAAGTAAAGGTTAAGACGTTAAACAACTATCTCACGCAAAGACGCAGAGAGGTCATAAAGATGTCCTAATCTAATACCAAAAAGTATCGATCAAATAGATAGAGAAAAACAAATAAAAAAACCAATCGCGCATTGAAACACCATTAAAACAAGTATATTTAAGTTAAGATAATTCAATAAAATTAAAGAAAATTAAATTATTTGCAAGTCTGACGTTTAATTGTGTTATCAATACAAAATAAGCTCCCGTGATGTAATTCTTAATTGGAATATTGTCTATTTCTATTTTATTGTCTATTTTTTTTTGTGGTTTTTTAAAGCGGAAGTTTTTCACTTCTTAGTTAATCTTACGTTTCTTCAATGGGTTTTGATACTGGGAGGGTTTTGCGTATGCTTATTTTTTGCCAAAGATAAAATTAAATATTTTGTGATCTCATCTGTGAAGAAACTCAGGTATTTCAGCCCAAAAAAATACAGAATAAAATTACTAAGATCGATTCAAGAAAAGAATGCAGAAGAAAAAGGGGAAATTCTTGCAGCTTGGCTTAAAAACAATCTGTCAATTAACTTTGGTTTGATGATGTTATCTATGGTGGTCTTCAGTCATTATCCCCTTAAGATGCTAAATATGGTATCAGCAGCTATACTTATGTTCACTTTAATAGCTTACTTTTTTGTAAGTTTGGCTTTTGAAAAAAGAGCTTTGATTACCTTTGTTGGAACATATTCTTTAGTACCTGTTGCGTTTTATCCTTTTGCTTTTATAAGTGATTATACAGGTATCAACCTTTTTGAAACTTTGCCTGCTGATGTCATAAATTTCCTCAATTTAAACGTTTATAATCTTATTGAGACTGCTAATAAATTGTTTTTTTACTGCTCCTGGATGTGCTTTTATAGTTCTCTTTGTCATTTTATCTTCTCTCTTTACCAGGAATACTCTAACGTGGTTTTTTAATAAATTTTAAAACCCGCTTCAATCACTAAACCCAACATAGACAAATAATAAAGGCTTTACTAGAATAAAAAATGTGGGC
This DNA window, taken from Pleurocapsa sp. FMAR1, encodes the following:
- a CDS encoding RNA-binding S4 domain-containing protein is translated as MNDLTAQSHIKLDQFLKWQGVAQTGGEAKIIIKQGQVEVNGEEEIRRGRKLVTGDRVTVAGITHRVELQ
- a CDS encoding VOC family protein, giving the protein MLKQEIKTQGIAAGSLRRVHHIAFNVQDMEASKYFYGNILGLHELKGEEVPSTLVKLVAAGKVCNFKTPDGTILDLFAEPDLSPPDPDPDKGFTRANHLAFDINPQLFDDAVTTLKELQVPIAIDVVTRLTGRGFYIYDPDGFMIEIRCDP
- a CDS encoding NAD(P)/FAD-dependent oxidoreductase, whose translation is MSKIVIIGCGIVGAAIAYELSLISGLDITVIEKNTPASGSTGAALGVLMGVISHKQKGRAWRFRATSLKRYETLIPELEAKTRLSIPVNRQGIVKLLFEGENLEKWYKLQAFRASEGWELEIGDRNYATQKCPHIVNDQIIGAVYSPQDRQINPVKLTEALVAAATANGVKFHFGIMVKDFITQAANDNELSSCQQLETNAGKIEVEQLIISAGLGSTPLTQSLQQTIPIRPVLGQAIKFKLDKPLGNANFQPVVTGNDIHIVPLGNQEYWLGATVEFPNERGEGVADAQILEQLKQEAINLCPQLKNATILKTWSGKRPRPDGISAPIINKLSGYDNVLLATAHYRNGVLLAPATALEVISLID
- a CDS encoding phytoene/squalene synthase family protein; amino-acid sequence: MDFRQRALETLKQTSRTFYIPIARLPGELQDAVASAYLCMRAIDEVEDTPDLDNQTKAQLLRSISLSLQETTDVDSYQRIGANLAAYNHVLPEVSLNIGKWASLAPETIAPRICDATAAMADRMAYWAEQNWTITTEADLDRYTFSVAGAVGLLLSDLWGWHDGTETNRTQAIAFGRGLQAVNIVRNRQEDSLRGVSFMPEGWTNEDIQAYARRQLQEASLYIQALPKNSPALDFCQIPYILAKGTLEAIALGKPKLSRHDVLNLVGKLTKIKSA
- the cobJ gene encoding precorrin-3B C(17)-methyltransferase; translation: MDNSSFSQFTSIAAIATHPQAAQILTPLSQSTSLQLWLPSTIEKQGNSHHYQGSLKEHLASIWTEHEAFVFCLAAGAVVRLIAPLLKSKAEDPAVVVIDAQGDYVISLCSGHQGQADLLAQLVATQIGATAIITGASHNLSLPAIDTFGFTYGWRKGKGDWTGVMAAIAKQETVQVIQEAGSILWREHLPAKHPFSFGFADAQAETRPQGRIWISSTKRKFAPQGDFPKVQWHPKVLWLGIGCERGTSGELIEQAIDETCRTYHLASEAIAGIASINLKADEIGILEICQRRNLVFKTFDAQQLNQVDVPTPSDVVQQEVGTPSVAEAAAILAGENLLVSKQIFKADALGGAVTIAIAQATVEYLGRTGKLYLVGIGPGNLEQITPAAQTAITEADVVIGYSLYLDLIKSLKRPGQIVEASPITQEQQRAKRAIELAQWGLTVAVVSSGDCGIYGMAGLVLEELQAGGWNGKTPQVKIYPGISALQSAASKVGAPLMHDFCAISLSDLLTPWEVIQTRLTAAASGDFITALYNPRSLKRTQQIVTAQSIFAQHRQPDTPVAIVHSAYREDEQVILTTLDKMLDQSIDMLTTVIIGNTTTRNHANWMITPRGYLGFTAS
- the trxA gene encoding thioredoxin, whose protein sequence is MTSVTKANFANEGEFNQLLSNEKLVVADYSATWCGPCRVVAPLIDRLASEYSDRATVIKIDIDENKDIAKKYGIRSIPAVLVFRDGEVVESLFGSKPYETYSNILETQLKL
- a CDS encoding ribonuclease D — encoded protein: MVLENVQVYDEDLDTATLARYMSADEIAIDTETMGLVLGRDRLCLVQLCDPQGYVTAIRIAKGQTEAPNLQKLLTSWDITKVFHYARFDVAQFNITFGIETAPIFCTKIASKLARTYTSSHGLKSLVTELAGVELDKKAQSSDWGDAENLSSEQYSYAANDVRYLLDVKDKLTTMLKRENRYQLAQQCFQAIPIFVTLDILQYQNVFEHR